A segment of the Fusarium oxysporum f. sp. lycopersici 4287 chromosome 4, whole genome shotgun sequence genome:
GCGCCATCCGTCCGGCAGTCAGGCCTAAGAGACACGTCGCTCATCTCTGAATAACCTGGCATATTTGAACGATGAACTGTGTTTATCTAGTATGGACGAAGCACACTGGCACGGCCAGTGAATCCTCGCGCTGAAAAGTCTGTTCTCCATCGGTCCTTGGATTGTGCAGTCGCCTTCAAGTTTCCAACTAACACAGAATGCTTTGTTTCAAAACCAACCAGACTCCAGATGAACTCCTACTTCTCCCTTGTTTGTCGTATGTCTTGTTCAACACCATTCACAAAGGCCACTGACTTGCTTAGCTCTCACAAACAAAGCTCATTGTTCATCGCCATGAACAACCACAATGAATCACAGCCCAAACCATAGAGCAGTGTCACAACCCTCAACATGCCATTATAAAACCTCCAATTCCTTGGAAACCAGTTGAAGCCTGCCAACCTTTCCAACTTCTGCGTCAAAAACAGCCCACCTGGTAAGAAGATCACCGTCAACATGACGCTCTTTCCTTGGCCAACTGCTCTGCCTTCGAAGGAACACATTCCCTCTCGAGTACTTCCATCTCTTTTGCTGATCGTTCCACTGATTGCAAGTTTGACTTGTGTTTGGCTTCTCGTCAACGATATCTGGACACAGGTGTTCTGTACGCTCTTCACACTGAGATATCTCCGTTTATTCGGACATGTTTTTGGATCGTGGACCTATCGTCCTGCAAAGGTAAAGCAGGATCCTTCGTTTTCAAGGAATGATGTAGCTGTTATTCTTCCAACCATCGATCCCCATGGTCCTGACTTTCGGGAGTGTGTGGAGAGTATCCTGGCGAATAATCCAGCGTGCATTCTGGTCGTCACGGTTGGTGCTGTTCTTCGGGAGGAATGTCAGACTGTTCTCAGAAAACTAAGCGTCGATGCTCCGCATACTCAGATTCTTGTCTCAGCGCTTTCTGAACCGAGTAAGAGGCGACAAATCACTCATGCAATGCCAAGCGTCACATCAGCTATTACTATCTTCGCAGATGACCATGTTTTCTGGCCAAGGAACTTTATCCCTTCTATTCTTGCGCCCTTTGAAGACCAGAATGTCGGCATGGTGGCGACCAAGAAACGAGTTCGGCGAACAACGCCTGGAGTCTTGACATGGCCTTCCATTGTTAACTTCATCGCGTGCAATTACCTCCAGCGTCATAACTGGGAACTCCGTTCATCTAATGCTATCGACGGTGGAGTATTCGTTATCTCGGGCAGGACAGCAGTTTACCGCACAGAATTCCTCAACAACACTGACCTCCTTCAGCGTTTCTGCCATGAAAAGTTCTGCTTTGGGCTTTTGGGTGGTGAGGGGCTAGGCCCTGATGATGATAACTTTTTGACCAGAGAAggtatgaagaagaagtggcTTGTCAAGTTTCAGGATACAGAGGATGCGACCATTGAGACGACGCTCGGTGAGTGGCCCAAGTTTAAGGATCAACTACTTCGCTGGGCACGCACGACTTTTCGCAGCAATCCAGTCATGCTTCGTGATCCGGCTTTTATCTCTCGGTACACATGGAGTTGCTTCATGGTGTACTGGGCCGGCCTTCTCACCTTTGCTATAGTATGGGATGCGCTGCTCATTACGACCTTTGTTCTCGCTGAAAAGTCCGGTGGCGCTGAATTGGtaatcttct
Coding sequences within it:
- a CDS encoding hypothetical protein (At least one base has a quality score < 10), whose protein sequence is MTLFPWPTALPSKEHIPSRVLPSLLLIVPLIASLTCVWLLVNDIWTQVFCTLFTLRYLRLFGHVFGSWTYRPAKVKQDPSFSRNDVAVILPTIDPHGPDFRECVESILANNPACILVVTVGAVLREECQTVLRKLSVDAPHTQILVSALSEPSKRRQITHAMPSVTSAITIFADDHVFWPRNFIPSILAPFEDQNVGMVATKKRVRRTTPGVLTWPSIVNFIACNYLQRHNWELRSSNAIDGGVFVISGRTAVYRTEFLNNTDLLQRFCHEKFCFGLLGGEGLGPDDDNFLTREGMKKKWLVKFQDTEDATIETTLGEWPKFKDQLLRWARTTFRSNPVMLRDPAFISRYTWSCFMVYWAGLLTFAIVWDALLITTFVLAEKSGGAELVIFLIFMFWTKVIKIIPHFLQYPSDFPLVICQIAFGYVHSFIKLWALVTFWDCDWSGRNLNEINPEHVGLDTSFYEI